A single Actinomadura algeriensis DNA region contains:
- the truA gene encoding tRNA pseudouridine(38-40) synthase TruA, producing MTALVRLRLDISYDGSGFAGWARQPNQRTVQGVIEDALARMLRLDPPPMLTVAGRTDAGVHARGQVAHLVVPVAAYSAINGTMPRRLAGLLPPDVRVWRVSVAPEGFDARFSALARRYVYRVCDNPNGVEPLRRHDVLWHPRPLNLDRINEAARLLSGEHDFAAFCRKREGATTIRELQRFEWARDDRDPYLALATVEADAFCHSMVRALVGAMLVVGDGRRDVEWPAQVLAARVRDSAVNVAPAHGLALEEIRYPEDEALARRAQETRRVRTLTVAAAVAAAEAADAAESAEAPPGEAS from the coding sequence ATGACCGCACTGGTACGACTCCGGCTCGACATCTCCTACGACGGGTCGGGTTTCGCGGGCTGGGCACGGCAGCCGAACCAGCGGACCGTCCAGGGTGTGATCGAGGACGCCCTGGCGCGGATGCTGCGGCTCGACCCGCCCCCCATGCTGACCGTCGCCGGACGCACCGACGCGGGCGTCCACGCGCGGGGGCAGGTCGCGCACCTGGTGGTCCCCGTCGCCGCGTACTCGGCGATCAACGGCACGATGCCGCGCAGGCTCGCCGGGCTGCTGCCGCCGGACGTGCGCGTCTGGCGGGTGTCGGTGGCGCCGGAGGGCTTCGACGCCCGCTTCTCCGCACTCGCGCGCCGCTACGTGTACCGGGTGTGCGACAACCCGAACGGCGTCGAGCCGCTGCGCCGCCACGACGTCCTGTGGCATCCGCGGCCCCTCAACCTCGACCGGATCAACGAGGCCGCGCGGCTGCTGAGCGGTGAGCACGACTTCGCGGCGTTCTGCCGCAAGCGCGAGGGCGCGACGACGATCCGGGAACTGCAGCGCTTCGAGTGGGCCCGCGACGACCGCGATCCCTACCTCGCGCTCGCGACCGTCGAGGCGGACGCGTTCTGCCACTCGATGGTGCGGGCGCTCGTCGGCGCGATGCTGGTGGTGGGCGACGGCCGCCGCGACGTCGAGTGGCCCGCGCAGGTGCTGGCGGCGCGCGTCCGCGACTCGGCGGTCAACGTGGCGCCCGCGCACGGCCTCGCGCTGGAGGAGATCCGCTACCCCGAGGACGAGGCCCTGGCGCGCCGCGCGCAGGAGACCCGACGCGTGCGCACGCTGACCGTCGCCGCGGCCGTGGCCGCCGCGGAGGCCGCCGACGCCGCGGAGAGCGCGGAGGCGCCGCCCGGCGAGGCGTCCTGA
- a CDS encoding ABC transporter ATP-binding protein, which produces MPIIATQGLTMRFPRVTALDDLNVAVEPGVVGLVGANGAGKSTLIKILLGLQPPTAGTASVLGLDIAREGVRIRESVGFMPEYECLPPDISATEFVVHMARMCGLPATAARERAADTLRHVGLYEERYRPMGGYSTGMRQRVKLAQALVHDPKLVFLDEPTNGLDPAGRDEMLDLIRRIGAEFGISVLVTSHLLGELERVCDHVVIIDGGKLLRSQAVEAYTEASGVLTVEVEEGRDDLGRRLHEQGVGVRPEGRFLVVDIAGETTYDLVRDGVADLGLRLIRMEQRRHRIEEVFQGDPTGPPDPTGPPAGPSDPDAAVPPEAQGAPR; this is translated from the coding sequence ATGCCGATCATCGCCACCCAGGGCCTGACGATGAGGTTCCCCCGGGTGACCGCCCTCGACGACCTGAACGTGGCCGTCGAACCGGGCGTCGTCGGACTCGTCGGCGCCAACGGCGCCGGGAAGTCCACGCTCATCAAGATCCTGCTGGGGCTGCAGCCGCCCACGGCGGGAACGGCGAGCGTACTCGGGCTCGACATCGCGCGCGAGGGCGTCCGCATCCGGGAGAGCGTCGGGTTCATGCCCGAGTACGAATGCCTGCCGCCCGACATCTCGGCGACCGAATTCGTCGTGCACATGGCGCGGATGTGCGGGCTGCCGGCGACGGCCGCCCGCGAGCGCGCCGCCGACACGCTGCGGCACGTCGGCCTGTACGAGGAGCGGTACCGCCCGATGGGCGGCTACTCCACGGGCATGCGCCAGCGGGTGAAGCTCGCGCAGGCGCTCGTCCACGACCCCAAGCTCGTCTTCCTGGACGAGCCCACCAACGGCCTCGACCCGGCCGGACGCGACGAGATGCTCGACCTGATCCGCCGGATCGGCGCCGAGTTCGGGATCAGCGTGCTGGTCACCTCGCACCTGCTCGGCGAGCTGGAACGCGTCTGCGACCACGTGGTCATCATCGATGGCGGCAAGCTGCTGCGCTCGCAGGCCGTCGAGGCGTACACCGAGGCCAGCGGCGTCCTCACCGTGGAGGTCGAGGAGGGCCGGGACGACCTCGGCCGCCGGCTCCACGAGCAGGGCGTGGGCGTCCGTCCGGAAGGACGGTTCCTCGTGGTCGACATCGCGGGGGAGACGACGTACGACCTCGTCCGGGACGGCGTCGCCGACCTGGGGCTGCGGCTGATCCGGATGGAGCAGCGCCGCCACCGCATCGAGGAGGTCTTCCAGGGCGACCCGACCGGTCCGCCCGACCCGACCGGCCCGCCCGCCGGGCCGTCCGACCCGGACGCGGCCGTCCCGCCGGAAGCGCAGGGGGCGCCCCGATGA
- a CDS encoding HNH endonuclease family protein, which translates to MECTARTAAGLALVASLVSACSADVGMSDAGTSPSPSGEAGSARETLAGLRVTAEGDGDGYERDKFGTRWKDTDRNGCDQRNDVLARDLDDVRKRGDCVVVAGLLHDPYTGRDITFAKSDAAEVQIDHVYPLALAWRMGASGWPEDRRERFANDHANLLAVWGVPNGQKGDSGPGEWKPRKDFQCGYARKYIGIADGYSLPVTAADKRALGGFLDRC; encoded by the coding sequence ATGGAATGCACTGCACGCACGGCGGCGGGACTCGCGCTCGTCGCGTCCCTGGTATCGGCCTGCAGCGCGGACGTGGGCATGTCCGACGCGGGCACGTCCCCTTCGCCCTCCGGTGAGGCGGGTTCGGCGCGCGAGACGCTCGCGGGGCTGCGCGTCACGGCGGAGGGCGACGGCGACGGGTACGAACGCGACAAGTTCGGCACCCGCTGGAAGGACACCGACCGCAACGGCTGCGACCAGCGCAACGACGTCCTCGCCCGCGACCTCGACGACGTCCGCAAGCGCGGCGACTGCGTCGTCGTCGCCGGGCTCCTCCACGACCCCTACACCGGCCGGGACATCACGTTCGCGAAGTCCGACGCCGCCGAGGTGCAGATCGACCACGTGTACCCGCTCGCGCTCGCCTGGCGGATGGGCGCGTCCGGCTGGCCCGAGGACCGGCGCGAACGGTTCGCCAACGACCACGCCAACCTGCTCGCCGTCTGGGGCGTCCCCAACGGCCAGAAGGGCGACTCGGGCCCCGGCGAGTGGAAACCGCGCAAGGACTTCCAGTGCGGGTACGCGCGCAAGTACATCGGGATCGCCGACGGGTACTCGCTGCCCGTCACCGCCGCCGACAAGCGCGCCCTCGGGGGCTTCCTCGACCGCTGCTGA
- the rpsD gene encoding 30S ribosomal protein S4 produces MARYTGADCKLCRREKMKLFLKGSKCEGPKCPIEIRPYPPGEHGRGRPKETEYLLQLREKQKAKRIYGVLERQFSNYYVEANRQDGKTGDNLLGLLERRLDNVVYRGGFAKSRDMARQLIRHGHIRVNGRKVNIPSALVGEADIVDVKPKSLEMTPFQVAKAEAGERQVPAWLGVDADKMRIFVHSLPVRQQIDAPVQEQLIVELYSK; encoded by the coding sequence ATGGCTCGTTACACCGGTGCGGACTGCAAGCTCTGCCGCCGCGAGAAGATGAAGCTGTTCCTCAAGGGCAGCAAGTGCGAGGGCCCGAAGTGCCCGATCGAGATCCGTCCTTACCCGCCGGGTGAGCACGGCCGCGGTCGGCCGAAGGAGACCGAGTACCTGCTGCAGCTGCGCGAGAAGCAGAAGGCCAAGCGCATCTACGGCGTGCTTGAGCGGCAGTTCAGCAACTACTACGTCGAGGCGAACCGCCAGGACGGCAAGACGGGTGACAACCTGCTCGGCCTCCTCGAGCGCCGCCTGGACAACGTGGTCTACCGCGGGGGCTTCGCCAAGTCCCGCGACATGGCCCGCCAGCTGATCCGGCACGGACACATCCGGGTCAACGGCCGCAAGGTCAACATCCCGTCGGCGCTCGTCGGCGAGGCCGACATCGTCGACGTCAAGCCGAAGTCGCTGGAGATGACGCCGTTCCAGGTCGCCAAGGCCGAGGCGGGCGAGCGTCAGGTCCCGGCGTGGCTGGGCGTGGACGCCGACAAGATGCGGATCTTCGTGCACTCGCTGCCGGTCCGGCAGCAGATCGACGCTCCCGTCCAGGAGCAGCTGATCGTCGAGCTCTACTCCAAGTAA
- the infA gene encoding translation initiation factor IF-1, whose protein sequence is MPKKEGAIEIEGTVIESLPNAMFKVELDNGHKVLAHISGKMRMHYIRILPDDRVVVELSPYDLTRGRIVYRYK, encoded by the coding sequence ATGCCCAAGAAAGAAGGGGCCATCGAGATCGAGGGCACCGTCATCGAGTCGCTGCCCAACGCCATGTTCAAGGTGGAGCTCGACAACGGGCACAAGGTGCTCGCCCACATCAGCGGCAAGATGCGGATGCACTACATCCGAATTCTGCCGGACGACCGCGTCGTTGTGGAGCTGAGCCCCTACGACCTCACGCGCGGTCGGATCGTCTACCGGTACAAGTGA
- a CDS encoding CAP domain-containing protein, translating into MPPTGPPAGVRRTPASPREPPLSTPRRPGRPAGRPQQPGDGRTGRPGPGHRPAAGPGPRPGAAPPRRPGRPGPAGDTLVARGRPRPAPPGGRDPGKRPRRRLRTVVTIGATVAASALAIGTGVALDRLVLPAPSPERAAASDALPEDRPAPATSGPGTGGATTPDAPADTDAPPTTEAPPPLKTMSAPAKPKPKPSTSRPEKPAADEPSGGTSSDGSGGSDGSSGGPQKFRTDGPTSVEQAVVRLTNAERADAGCAALRADDRLMTAAERHSADMAANDYFSHTSQNGDTPWDRMEAAGYSSPGAENIAKGYGSAEAVVRGWMNSPGHRRNILNCDLRAIGVGMVDGPDGKLWTQNFGWK; encoded by the coding sequence GTGCCGCCGACCGGTCCCCCTGCCGGCGTACGGCGTACACCGGCCAGCCCCCGGGAGCCCCCGCTGTCCACTCCCCGCAGACCCGGCCGTCCCGCCGGGCGCCCCCAGCAGCCAGGCGACGGCCGCACCGGCCGTCCCGGACCCGGCCACCGGCCCGCCGCGGGCCCCGGCCCCCGGCCGGGCGCCGCACCGCCGCGCCGTCCCGGCCGCCCCGGACCCGCCGGCGACACCCTCGTCGCCCGCGGACGCCCGCGCCCCGCCCCGCCCGGCGGCCGCGACCCGGGCAAGCGCCCGCGCCGCCGGCTGCGGACCGTCGTCACCATCGGCGCGACCGTCGCCGCGTCCGCGCTCGCCATCGGCACCGGCGTCGCGCTCGACCGCCTCGTCCTGCCCGCGCCGAGCCCCGAGCGGGCCGCCGCGTCCGACGCGCTGCCCGAGGACCGCCCCGCGCCCGCCACGTCCGGGCCCGGCACCGGCGGCGCGACCACGCCCGACGCCCCCGCGGACACCGACGCGCCGCCCACCACGGAGGCTCCGCCGCCGCTCAAGACGATGAGCGCCCCGGCGAAGCCGAAGCCGAAGCCGTCCACGTCGCGTCCGGAGAAGCCCGCCGCGGACGAGCCGTCCGGCGGGACGTCGTCCGATGGAAGCGGCGGATCGGACGGGTCGTCCGGCGGACCGCAGAAGTTCCGGACGGACGGCCCGACCTCCGTCGAGCAGGCCGTGGTCCGGCTCACCAACGCCGAGCGCGCCGACGCCGGCTGCGCCGCGCTGCGCGCGGACGACCGGCTGATGACCGCCGCCGAGCGGCATTCCGCCGACATGGCCGCCAACGACTACTTCAGCCACACCTCCCAGAACGGCGACACGCCCTGGGACCGCATGGAGGCCGCCGGTTACTCCAGCCCCGGCGCGGAGAACATCGCCAAGGGCTACGGCAGCGCCGAGGCCGTCGTGCGCGGCTGGATGAACAGCCCCGGGCACCGCCGCAACATCCTGAACTGCGACCTCCGCGCGATCGGGGTCGGCATGGTCGACGGCCCGGACGGCAAGCTGTGGACGCAGAACTTCGGCTGGAAGTGA
- the rpsK gene encoding 30S ribosomal protein S11 has translation MPPKSRVGAKKVRRKEKKNVAHGHAHIKSTFNNTIVSITDPNGNVISWASSGHVGFKGSRKSTPFAAQQAAEAAARRAMEHGMRKVDVFVKGPGSGRETAIRSLQATGLEVGSIQDVTPVPHNGCRPPKRRRV, from the coding sequence ATGCCTCCTAAGAGCCGGGTCGGCGCCAAGAAGGTGCGCCGCAAGGAAAAGAAGAACGTCGCTCACGGGCACGCCCACATCAAGAGCACGTTCAACAACACGATCGTCTCGATCACCGACCCCAACGGGAACGTGATCTCCTGGGCGTCCTCGGGCCACGTGGGCTTCAAGGGCTCCCGCAAGTCGACGCCGTTCGCCGCCCAGCAGGCCGCCGAGGCCGCCGCCCGGCGCGCGATGGAGCACGGCATGCGCAAGGTCGACGTCTTCGTGAAGGGCCCGGGTTCGGGCCGCGAGACCGCCATCCGTTCGCTGCAGGCGACCGGCCTCGAGGTGGGCTCGATCCAGGACGTCACGCCCGTCCCGCACAACGGCTGCCGCCCGCCGAAGCGCCGCCGGGTCTGA
- the rpsI gene encoding 30S ribosomal protein S9, translating to MDESTGTETPAEGVEFDSYEDAPSEYTTESPEAEGEGFLGQPVATGPAAGTGRRKQAIARVRIVPGTGEWKINGRTLDQYFPNKVHQQIVNEPFVLLGLEGQFDVLARVNGGGTTGQAGALRLGISRALQFANIEHRPALKKAGFLTRDARVPERKKAGLKKARKAPQYSKR from the coding sequence GTGGACGAGTCCACCGGCACCGAGACGCCCGCCGAGGGCGTCGAGTTCGACTCGTACGAGGACGCGCCGTCCGAGTACACCACCGAGAGCCCCGAGGCCGAGGGCGAGGGCTTCCTCGGCCAGCCGGTCGCGACCGGCCCGGCCGCCGGCACCGGCCGCCGCAAGCAGGCCATCGCGCGGGTCCGCATCGTCCCCGGCACCGGCGAGTGGAAGATCAACGGCCGCACGCTGGACCAGTACTTCCCGAACAAGGTCCACCAGCAGATCGTGAACGAGCCGTTCGTCCTGCTCGGCCTGGAGGGCCAGTTCGACGTGCTCGCGCGGGTCAACGGCGGCGGCACCACCGGCCAGGCCGGTGCGCTGCGCCTCGGCATCTCCCGCGCGCTGCAGTTCGCGAACATCGAGCACCGCCCGGCGCTGAAGAAGGCCGGGTTCCTCACCCGCGACGCGCGGGTGCCGGAGCGCAAGAAGGCCGGTCTCAAGAAGGCCCGCAAGGCTCCGCAGTACAGCAAGCGTTGA
- a CDS encoding DNA-directed RNA polymerase subunit alpha, which produces MLIAQRPTLTEEQVDEYRSRFTIEPLEPGFGYTIGNSLRRTLLSSIPGAAVTSIRIEGVLHEFSTVPGVKEDVTDIILNLKELVVSSEHDEPVVMYLRKQGPGEVTAADIAPPAGVEVHNPDLRIATLNGKAKLEMELTVERGRGYVSAAQNKQPGQEIGRIPIDSIYSPVLKVVYKVEATRVEQRTDFDRLILDVETKQAMLPRDAVASAGKTLVELFGLARELNVEAEGIDMGPSPTDAALAADLALPIEELNLTVRSYNCLKREGIHSVGELVARSEQDLLDIRNFGAKSIEEVKQKLNDMSLSLKDSPPGFDPSAAADNYGDDDQGYAETEQY; this is translated from the coding sequence ATGCTCATCGCTCAGCGTCCCACTCTCACCGAAGAGCAGGTCGACGAGTACCGGTCGCGGTTCACCATCGAGCCGCTGGAGCCGGGCTTCGGCTACACCATCGGCAACTCGCTCCGCCGCACGCTGCTCTCCTCGATCCCCGGCGCCGCCGTCACCAGCATCCGGATCGAGGGCGTCCTGCACGAGTTCTCGACCGTGCCGGGCGTCAAGGAGGATGTCACCGACATCATCCTGAACCTCAAGGAGCTCGTCGTCTCCTCCGAGCACGACGAGCCCGTCGTGATGTACCTGCGCAAGCAGGGCCCGGGCGAGGTGACCGCCGCCGACATCGCGCCGCCGGCCGGTGTCGAGGTCCACAACCCGGACCTGCGCATCGCCACGCTGAACGGCAAGGCCAAGCTGGAGATGGAGCTGACGGTCGAGCGCGGCCGCGGCTACGTCTCCGCCGCGCAGAACAAGCAGCCCGGCCAGGAGATCGGCCGCATCCCGATCGACTCGATCTACTCGCCCGTCCTCAAGGTCGTGTACAAGGTCGAGGCGACCCGAGTCGAGCAGCGCACCGACTTCGACCGTCTGATCCTGGACGTCGAGACCAAGCAGGCGATGCTGCCGCGCGACGCCGTCGCGTCCGCCGGCAAGACCCTCGTCGAGCTGTTCGGGCTGGCCCGGGAGCTCAACGTCGAGGCCGAGGGCATCGACATGGGCCCGTCCCCGACGGACGCCGCGCTCGCCGCGGACCTGGCCCTGCCGATCGAGGAGCTGAACCTCACGGTCCGCTCCTACAACTGCCTCAAGCGTGAGGGCATCCACTCTGTGGGCGAGCTGGTCGCCCGCAGCGAGCAGGACCTTCTGGATATAAGGAATTTCGGCGCCAAGTCGATCGAAGAGGTCAAGCAGAAGCTCAACGACATGAGCCTCTCGCTGAAGGACTCCCCGCCCGGGTTCGACCCGAGCGCGGCGGCCGACAACTACGGCGACGACGACCAGGGCTACGCCGAGACCGAGCAGTACTAG
- a CDS encoding DUF389 domain-containing protein: MRAIVPPDRTDEVCRALADCDGATNIVLVRGAALAPSGDLVTGDVARESANEVLDALQELGVDRDGSIALERIDLSMSQVAERAERRAPGHGDDAVVWDELDRQVTEGMAMTWSFIAFLVLATQLAAIAALIDSPILVVGAMVLGPEFAAVAAICYGLVRLQARYIVTAVRTLVVGFVIAIVATYVCALVSRWVGVIEISELPADRPLTAFIYSPDRWSFIVALLAGAAGVLSLTAGKSSTLVGVFISVTTVPAAGNLGVALALRHVSEIEGSLTQLGVNFGGMIIAGTVTLFVQRVVWGIVLRRRESLTSTGRPVRPRVRPPDRRL, from the coding sequence ATGCGAGCGATCGTCCCGCCGGATCGGACGGACGAGGTCTGCAGGGCTCTCGCCGACTGCGACGGCGCGACGAACATCGTGCTCGTCCGGGGCGCGGCGCTGGCGCCGTCCGGGGACCTGGTGACCGGGGACGTCGCCCGCGAGTCGGCCAACGAGGTGCTGGACGCGCTGCAGGAGCTCGGCGTCGACCGGGACGGCTCGATCGCGCTGGAGCGGATCGACCTGTCGATGTCGCAGGTCGCCGAGCGCGCGGAGCGGCGGGCGCCCGGGCACGGCGACGACGCCGTCGTGTGGGACGAGCTCGACCGGCAGGTCACCGAGGGCATGGCGATGACCTGGTCGTTCATCGCGTTCCTGGTGCTGGCGACGCAGCTCGCGGCGATCGCCGCGCTGATCGACTCGCCGATCCTGGTGGTCGGCGCGATGGTGCTCGGCCCGGAGTTCGCGGCCGTCGCGGCGATCTGTTACGGGCTCGTCCGGTTGCAGGCGCGATACATCGTGACGGCGGTCCGCACCCTGGTCGTCGGTTTCGTGATCGCGATCGTCGCGACGTACGTGTGCGCGCTGGTCAGCCGGTGGGTCGGCGTGATCGAGATCTCGGAGCTCCCGGCGGACCGGCCGCTGACCGCGTTCATCTACAGTCCGGACCGCTGGTCGTTCATCGTCGCGCTGCTGGCGGGCGCCGCCGGGGTGCTGTCGCTGACGGCGGGGAAGTCGTCGACGCTCGTCGGGGTGTTCATCTCCGTGACCACGGTGCCGGCCGCCGGGAACCTCGGGGTGGCGCTGGCGCTGCGGCACGTCAGCGAGATCGAGGGCTCGCTGACGCAGCTCGGCGTCAACTTCGGCGGGATGATCATCGCGGGGACGGTGACGCTGTTCGTGCAGCGCGTCGTGTGGGGCATCGTGCTGCGCCGCCGCGAGAGCCTGACCTCGACCGGACGGCCCGTGCGGCCGCGCGTCCGGCCGCCGGACCGGCGCCTGTGA
- the rplQ gene encoding 50S ribosomal protein L17: MPKPTKGARLGGSAAHQRLMLANLATALFEHGSITTTEAKARRVRPLAEKLITKAKKGDLHNRRQVLRTIRDKGVVHELFTEIAPRFENRPGGYTRITKIGPRKGDNAPMAVIELVQEQLSAATSTATAAAPVEEPAEDVQKVDADEAATAETAEAAESSEGKDETGKE, translated from the coding sequence ATGCCCAAGCCCACCAAGGGTGCCCGCCTCGGCGGTTCCGCCGCGCACCAGCGCCTCATGCTGGCGAACCTGGCCACGGCGCTGTTCGAGCACGGCAGCATCACCACCACCGAGGCCAAGGCCCGGCGGGTGCGTCCGCTGGCGGAGAAGCTGATCACGAAGGCCAAGAAGGGCGACCTGCACAACCGTCGCCAGGTCCTTCGGACGATCCGCGACAAGGGCGTCGTGCACGAGCTCTTCACCGAGATCGCGCCGCGCTTCGAGAACCGTCCCGGCGGCTACACGCGCATCACCAAGATCGGGCCGCGCAAGGGCGACAACGCCCCGATGGCCGTGATCGAGCTGGTGCAGGAGCAGCTGTCGGCGGCCACGTCGACCGCCACCGCCGCCGCGCCGGTGGAGGAGCCCGCGGAGGACGTCCAGAAGGTCGACGCCGACGAGGCCGCGACGGCCGAGACGGCCGAGGCCGCGGAGTCGTCCGAGGGCAAGGACGAGACCGGAAAGGAGTGA
- the rpmJ gene encoding 50S ribosomal protein L36, which translates to MKVKPSVKKICKNCRVIRRHGRVMVICSDPRHKQRQG; encoded by the coding sequence GTGAAGGTCAAGCCGAGCGTCAAGAAGATCTGCAAGAACTGCCGCGTCATTCGCCGGCACGGCCGGGTCATGGTGATCTGCTCCGACCCGCGCCACAAGCAGCGCCAGGGCTGA
- the rplM gene encoding 50S ribosomal protein L13 — protein MRTYTPKPADVQRQWYVIDATDVVLGRLASHVAQLLRGKHKPIYAPHLDTGDFVVIVNADKVSLSGNKLEQKRAYRHSGYPGGLRSVNYADLLAKNPERAVEKAIKGMLPKTTLGRQMFRKVKVYAGPEHPHQAQKPVPFEITQISQTGK, from the coding sequence GTGCGCACGTACACCCCTAAGCCCGCTGACGTTCAGCGTCAGTGGTACGTCATCGACGCGACCGATGTCGTGCTGGGCCGTCTCGCCAGTCATGTCGCGCAGCTGCTTCGGGGTAAGCACAAGCCGATCTACGCTCCGCACCTCGACACCGGTGACTTCGTCGTCATCGTGAACGCCGACAAGGTGTCGCTGTCCGGCAACAAGCTGGAGCAGAAGCGGGCGTACCGGCACTCTGGTTACCCGGGCGGCCTGCGTTCGGTGAACTACGCCGACCTGCTGGCCAAGAACCCCGAGCGGGCCGTCGAGAAGGCGATCAAGGGCATGCTGCCCAAGACCACCCTCGGCCGGCAGATGTTCCGCAAGGTGAAGGTCTACGCCGGTCCGGAGCACCCGCACCAGGCGCAGAAGCCGGTCCCGTTCGAGATCACCCAGATCAGCCAGACCGGCAAGTAA
- the rpsM gene encoding 30S ribosomal protein S13, giving the protein MARLLGVDLPRDKRVEVALTYIFGIGKTRALETLAGTGVSPDLRVHQLGDDELIKLRDWIEGNYRTEGDLRREIQADIRRKIEIGCYQGVRHRRGLPVHGQRTQTNARTRKGKKKTVAGKKKAGKK; this is encoded by the coding sequence ATGGCACGCCTCCTCGGCGTCGACCTCCCGCGCGACAAGCGCGTCGAGGTCGCTCTCACCTACATCTTCGGGATCGGCAAGACCCGGGCGCTGGAGACCCTCGCGGGCACCGGCGTCAGCCCGGACCTGCGGGTGCACCAGCTCGGCGACGACGAGCTGATCAAGCTGCGCGACTGGATCGAGGGGAACTACCGCACGGAGGGCGACCTCCGCCGGGAGATCCAGGCCGACATCCGCCGCAAGATCGAGATCGGGTGCTACCAGGGCGTCCGGCACCGCCGCGGGCTTCCGGTCCACGGCCAGCGCACGCAGACCAACGCGCGCACCCGCAAGGGCAAGAAGAAGACCGTGGCCGGCAAGAAGAAGGCCGGCAAGAAGTAG
- the glmM gene encoding phosphoglucosamine mutase: protein MARLFGTDGVRGLANRDLTARLAMDLSVAAARVLGEQGEFRGHRPLAVVGRDPRASGEFLEASVVAGLASSGVDVLRLGVLPTPAVAYLTHQLHADLGVMLSASHNPAPDNGIKFFDRSGHKLPDETEDRIEARLGEEWDWPTGARVGRVRDAHGAVEQYVAHLVASVPVSLDGLRVVVDCANGASCDVAPEALRRAGAEVFTIGTAPDGLNINSGCGSTHLDALRDAVRETGADVGIANDGDADRCLAVTAAGEVVDGDQIMAILALELRETGALAADTVVATVMSNLGFKLAMREAGITVVETAVGDRYVLEAMKAGGFGFGGEQSGHVIMLDHATTGDGVLTGLQLLAAMARRGRPLDELAKVMTRLPQVLVNVKDVDKTRAKTSSELAAAVTAAEADLGETGRVLIRPSGTEPMVRVMVEAASEEQAQSVAEHLAEVVRTSLR from the coding sequence GTGGCTCGTCTGTTCGGGACCGACGGCGTGCGGGGGCTCGCCAACCGTGACCTGACCGCCCGCCTCGCCATGGACCTGTCCGTCGCCGCGGCGCGGGTCCTCGGCGAGCAGGGCGAGTTCCGGGGGCACCGGCCGCTGGCGGTGGTCGGGCGCGATCCGCGGGCCTCCGGCGAGTTCCTCGAGGCGTCCGTCGTCGCGGGCCTGGCCAGCTCCGGCGTGGACGTGCTGCGCCTCGGCGTCCTGCCGACCCCGGCCGTCGCCTACCTGACCCACCAGCTGCACGCCGACCTCGGCGTGATGCTGTCTGCCTCGCACAACCCGGCCCCCGACAACGGGATCAAGTTCTTCGACCGGTCCGGCCACAAGCTCCCCGACGAGACCGAGGACCGCATCGAGGCGCGGCTCGGCGAGGAGTGGGACTGGCCGACCGGCGCCCGCGTGGGCCGCGTCCGCGACGCGCACGGCGCGGTCGAACAGTACGTGGCGCACCTCGTCGCGTCCGTCCCGGTGTCGCTGGACGGGCTGCGCGTCGTCGTCGACTGCGCGAACGGCGCGTCGTGCGACGTCGCGCCGGAGGCCCTGCGCCGCGCGGGCGCCGAGGTCTTCACGATCGGCACGGCACCGGACGGCCTCAACATCAACTCCGGCTGCGGTTCGACGCACCTGGACGCGCTCCGCGACGCCGTCCGCGAGACCGGCGCCGACGTCGGCATCGCCAACGACGGCGACGCCGACCGCTGCCTCGCCGTGACCGCCGCGGGCGAGGTCGTCGACGGCGACCAGATCATGGCGATCCTGGCGCTCGAACTGCGCGAGACCGGCGCCCTCGCCGCCGACACGGTCGTCGCGACCGTGATGTCGAACCTCGGTTTCAAGCTCGCGATGCGGGAGGCCGGGATCACGGTCGTCGAGACCGCGGTCGGCGACCGGTACGTGCTCGAGGCGATGAAGGCCGGCGGGTTCGGCTTCGGCGGCGAGCAGTCCGGCCACGTCATCATGCTCGACCACGCCACCACCGGCGACGGCGTCCTGACCGGCCTGCAGCTGCTCGCCGCGATGGCCCGCCGCGGCCGTCCGCTCGACGAGCTCGCGAAGGTGATGACGCGGCTGCCGCAGGTGCTCGTCAACGTCAAGGACGTCGACAAGACCCGCGCGAAGACGTCCTCCGAACTCGCCGCGGCCGTCACCGCCGCCGAGGCCGACCTGGGCGAGACGGGCCGCGTCCTCATCCGCCCCAGCGGCACCGAGCCGATGGTCCGCGTGATGGTCGAGGCCGCGTCCGAGGAGCAGGCCCAGTCCGTGGCCGAACACCTGGCGGAAGTGGTCCGCACCAGCCTCCGCTGA